One segment of Gemmatimonadota bacterium DNA contains the following:
- a CDS encoding SDR family oxidoreductase, with product SPGPIPTEVFMEYLNLKEEEIPELGERFQIPLGRVGTPEDIAPAVVYLASDASSWMTGHTILIKGGP from the coding sequence TCGCCGGGACCGATTCCCACCGAGGTGTTCATGGAATACCTGAACCTGAAGGAGGAAGAGATTCCCGAACTCGGCGAACGGTTCCAGATTCCGCTGGGCCGGGTGGGAACGCCGGAAGACATCGCGCCGGCGGTGGTCTACCTCGCTTCGGACGCATCGAGTTGGATGACCGGGCACACCATCCTGATCAAGGGCGGGCCCTGA